The Pseudanabaena sp. ABRG5-3 genome includes the window TGATTCGACTTGCTCAGCAATTTCTAAGGAAGAATAGCGCTCTGTTCCGCGTGTCAGTAATGAGGATGCTAAATGGGTAAGCCCAGATTTTGCTGGAGTTTCCACCCGCTCACCACCTGCAAAAAAGCAACGCGCCGCAATGATATCTGCCGTCGGATTTTCGGTGACCAAGACGACGATGCCATTGGATAGCACCAAGCGATCGCTAATTCGTTGTGAGACTGCTAGTGACAAATCTTTCACCCACTTAATAAAAACTGATAGGAGGTGACGCAAAGCACCACCTCCTAATAAATATCTCACAAATTCACTAAATATGACGGAAATCAATCCTTACAGCGATTTTTGCTCCAATCTTGAATAATACTTGACGCACCCCTCATCCCCCAACCCCTTCTCCCGCAGGAGAAGGGGAGTAAGATTTTTTTCTTGTTCCCCTCTCCTGCGGGAGAGGGGCTAGGGGTGAGGGCAAAGAGCACTTTGGTGTGCCAAGTATATGAATGCCTAAAGATTGTTATGTAGGAACCGCACAGGTAACGATGTAATTTTCGAGGGACAGATATTTTTTGACTAGATTTTGTAAATCCGATGGCTGTACCTTGCGAATGATTTCACAATAAGCATTTGACCAATCCGTGCATAGCTCCTCACAACCTAGCAAGCTGTGATAGCCCAAAAAATTAGCTAACTGACTTGGCGACTCCAACGCAAAGATGAATTGATTGCAGAGAGATCGCTTAGCTTTATTAAGTTCTGCCTCAGCGATCGGATAATTTTGTAAATCTTGCACTTGCTGGATAATTTTATGCTCAACCATCTCTAAATTCTCAGCATCCAAATATGCCGAAATTGTAAATAGCGCCGCCTCTTGCTGTAATGCAAAGCTGCCAGCAATGTCCTGTACCAAATTTGACTCCTCCAGCAATTCCCGCACTAAACGCGCTGATCGCCCCTCGGTCAAAATCATCGTCACCAACTCAAGCTGAATTGCATCCTCTAAATTGGCAACACTTGCGCCCATCCATGCCATATTCAGGCGGCTATGCTGCAACATTGGCAAGCTAATTGTGTCACGACGCATGGTCGAAGTTGGTAAGGCTTGAGTATTTAGAGCCTCAGGAGAAACGTTACTTAAAATATTTTTAGGAACATTTCTGGAAAAGGTATTCCGAGTAAAGGCAGCATCTACGACTTTGATTGCCTCTTCACGAGTGATCGCCCCTGCGATCGCCACAGTCATATTTTCAGGACGATAATTTGCACGATGATATTCACGCATTTGAGTAGCCGTGATCCCAGAAACTACCGCTTCAGATCCCAAGACCGAACGGCTATAAACGTGATCACCATAGGCAGTTTCCATGAGGTGCTGATAGGCAATCCAGTCGGGATCGTCCATCGCTTGGCGCAATTCCTCAAGCACGACTAAACGCTCTTGCTCCAACTCCTGCTCATCGATCTTTGCTTCCAGCAACATTTGCGAGAGATAGGGCAAGGCGATCGCAAATCGACTAGCCGCTACCGTAAAGTTGTAATGGGCATAGTCTAAACTTGTTGCCGCATTAGATGTCCCACCTTCAGACTCGATGACCAAATCAAATTCGCCCGCCGCGATCGCCTCAGTCCCCTTAAAAATCATATGCTCTAGGAAATGCGCCATTCCTAGACAGCTTACGGGATCACTAGTTGCTCCTGCCTTTACCCACACATCAACGCTCACAACTGCGGATGCTGGCATCTCTTGATGCACGAGGGTGGCTCCATTTCCCAATCTTAGAAAAGTCGCTTGAGGCG containing:
- a CDS encoding M16 family metallopeptidase, whose protein sequence is MPITCDRIAAKVSPQATFLRLGNGATLVHQEMPASAVVSVDVWVKAGATSDPVSCLGMAHFLEHMIFKGTEAIAAGEFDLVIESEGGTSNAATSLDYAHYNFTVAASRFAIALPYLSQMLLEAKIDEQELEQERLVVLEELRQAMDDPDWIAYQHLMETAYGDHVYSRSVLGSEAVVSGITATQMREYHRANYRPENMTVAIAGAITREEAIKVVDAAFTRNTFSRNVPKNILSNVSPEALNTQALPTSTMRRDTISLPMLQHSRLNMAWMGASVANLEDAIQLELVTMILTEGRSARLVRELLEESNLVQDIAGSFALQQEAALFTISAYLDAENLEMVEHKIIQQVQDLQNYPIAEAELNKAKRSLCNQFIFALESPSQLANFLGYHSLLGCEELCTDWSNAYCEIIRKVQPSDLQNLVKKYLSLENYIVTCAVPT